The sequence TTACCAAAGTCAGGAAAAACTGATACTCTCTGATCATCGGGCGATGATGACCAAATATGCCTATATCCAAACAAGAAGACTTAAAGTGCTGCACCATTTTTTTCCGGAAAGAACAGAATACCCTCGAGATCCCCGTTTCAAATCAGCGATTTATGACCTGGAGCATATGAAAATTTTTTCATTGCTGGAAGATGAAAATGTACGGTTTGATGCTGAAGAGATATACATTACGAATAGTCATATACATTTAGTGAAAATGCTGGATGAATTTTATTTGGGGACCAAATACCTTATTATAGAAATAGAAGACAGTGGTGCATGGAGAGGTGAGATATGGAAAAATATCATCACTTACGGCATTGCCGGATTCATCTTTTTTATGCTGTTCGGACTCTATCTTGCCAAACTGTTTTTAAAGCCGATGCGAGATTCCATTGTATTGTTAGACAGGTTTATTAAAGATACAACGCATGAACTTAATACACCGCTCTCTGCTATACTGGCAAACATAGAGATGATGGATACCGACGTGATGGTAGAGAAAAATAAGACAAAACTGGCACGCATAAACATTGCAGCAAAAACGGTTTCTGTACTCTACAAGGATCTCACCTATCTTATGTTGGAAGAAGATAAGGAGAACCATGATGAAGAGATTGATATCAGAGAACTCATCTATAACAGGGTAGAGTATTTCTCTGTGCTGGCACAGTCAAAACATATAGCGTATGATCTGGATCTGGAAGAGGCAACGATTATGATGGATAGACGTAAAATTACCAGAGTAATAGATAACCTGATATCCAATGCGATCAAATATAACAAACGTAACGGTACTATAGGTATAAGATCAAGAGAAGGCTTTTTGGTGATCTGGGATACAGGTATAGGTATTAATGAAGAAAAAAT is a genomic window of Sulfurovum sp. XGS-02 containing:
- a CDS encoding HAMP domain-containing sensor histidine kinase — translated: MLVLKNKATNSLLRSEKKSLLRFLTLYVAMVIFLITLLSRFYYQSQEKLILSDHRAMMTKYAYIQTRRLKVLHHFFPERTEYPRDPRFKSAIYDLEHMKIFSLLEDENVRFDAEEIYITNSHIHLVKMLDEFYLGTKYLIIEIEDSGAWRGEIWKNIITYGIAGFIFFMLFGLYLAKLFLKPMRDSIVLLDRFIKDTTHELNTPLSAILANIEMMDTDVMVEKNKTKLARINIAAKTVSVLYKDLTYLMLEEDKENHDEEIDIRELIYNRVEYFSVLAQSKHIAYDLDLEEATIMMDRRKITRVIDNLISNAIKYNKRNGTIGIRSREGFLVIWDTGIGINEEKIPFIFDRYMRFNKSEGGFGIGLSIVKKIVDEYDISIEVVSKEGEGTKMVLRW